The genomic segment TGCTCTCCGTAATCCGGGTATCTCTCCTGCATTATCCGGCGATAATCAAGGGCCGTGGTATAGCGGTGATGCCCGTCAGCGATGAAAAGGGCCTCTTTGTCCAGGATTTTTTGGACCCTGGCTATGGCCCTGGGGTCCGTAACGGCCCACATCTCGTGCTTTAACCCGGCCCAGTCATAAAAAGAGGCAAGAGGAGGCTCTTCTTTATGACTCTCAAGTATCTCCGTGACGGTATTCTCAGTATCCGAGTAAAGGGAAAATACCGGGCTGAAATTGGCCGAGCAGTGCTCCATCAGTTTAAGTCGGTCGGAAGTAACCTTAGGAAAGGTCTTTTCATGGGGCCTGACTATACCGGCGGAAAAATCCTCCAGTCTTACCAGACAGAGGAACCCCTTACGGGTAAAGACACGGCTGTCATCCAGGGTGTAGGTAACATGGTACAAATAGATAGCCGGCCGCTCGTCACGGACGAGCACAGCCGCCTTCTGCCAGGCCTTAAAGTCTTGAGCGGCCCGGGTATAGCGGTTATGCTTCTCATCATCGTCTTCTAAATTCTTTCCGAAGTCCAGGCGCACTACGTTATAAGGGCTCTTGTCGTAAAAGGCCTCCTGCTGCTCAGGCGATATGACATCATAAGGCGGTGTCACTGCCTTTTCCATATCACCAATCTTTTTAGGGTCGTATCTGAGCCCACGAAAGGGCTTTATGCGGGCCACCGGTATTCCTCCTTATAGAAAACATGAACCGGGAACCGCCCCATGCGGGACCGGTCTATATCCAAAAGCCAAAAACTGACGGCCAATAGTTAACATGCCCCTCCTATGGCGTCAAGGCTTTTCCCCGGCTGGACTTCCCCCATTTTTTATGGAATCCGATGTTCCTGAGCGAAATTTGCTGGAGCAGGGGGGACCCATCGAGAGTGAGCAGGAGGGGGAAAGCCAGCCCTTTAGAGGCTGGAAGGGGCAAGTGTTCCCCGCCTGCGAACCCCGATAGGGTCACTGCGGAAGCCATGGAGCGAAGGAACGATGGGTTCCATTTCTGAAATCAAACATCCTGCTAAAAATCAATATGTTAAGTAAAATTCGTTAATATTTTTTAGGAAAGTCCAGTTAGAAACCAGTTGACTGCGAATCTGCGAGACCTTAACATATTAATTAAATTCTCACTATTTCTCTCTGGGAAGGGAAGGAAACAAAAAATGTGTAGGAGGTGTGTATATGTTTGAATTGACCCCTTGGAAACCATTTAAAGAATTGGGTGACCTACGAAGAGAAATGGATCGCATGTGGGATACCTTTTTCTTACGGGGACCCGAACTCGAACCCATATCGAGGGAATGGAGTCCTTCACTCGACGTCTCCGAAACGAAAGATAACATTACCGTCAAGGCTGAAGTTCCGGGGATGGATGCCAAAGATATTGACATCTCATTGTCAGGTGATGTCCTCACTATTAAGGGAGAAAAGAAACAAGAAAAGGAGGAAAAAGGAGAAAACTTCCACCGTATCGAATCTTGTTACGGGGCATTTTCCCGCTCTATACGGCTCCCTGTTCCGGTTAAAAGCGAAGAGATCAAGGCCAGCTATAAAAAGGGGGTTCTCCGGATTACATTGCCCAAGAAGGAAGAGGTAAAACCCAAACAGATTACTGTCAAGGCAGAATAATTCCATATTCTTTCTCTTCCCCCAGAGAGATATTAGTGCTCATTCGGAAACTGCCGTTTCCGAATGAAAGCTCTCAGCGATCAGCTGTCAGCCATCAGCAAAAGGATAAGAGAAACATTATGTTAAGCTGACTGCTGACTGCTTCATCCGGCCTTAGGCCGACCGCAGGCCGGAACTCTTGGATTTCCGGATGGGAACTAATTCAAAGCCGAACAACACCATCTTGACTTTCAGCCCTTTTTTGCTAACGTGTCCCGCACAATCAAAAATCATCCACCGCAGGTGGACAGTTCTTCCGCACGGAATGTGAGCGCCGGATCGCATGCTCAGCCATAATCTTGATCACAGACTCGATCGGTTACTAAGCGGCCTTTTATCTCGCATCCACCGCATGGGCATCAGTCCCAACTTTCTGACCATAACCAGTGTGGTAGTGGCCATACCAGCTACGATTCTGTTTGGCCTGGGCCAGGGCCTGTGGGGCGGACTGATATTGCTCATCTCCGGTCTTTTTGACATACT from the Desulfovibrionales bacterium genome contains:
- a CDS encoding DUF1015 domain-containing protein — translated: MARIKPFRGLRYDPKKIGDMEKAVTPPYDVISPEQQEAFYDKSPYNVVRLDFGKNLEDDDEKHNRYTRAAQDFKAWQKAAVLVRDERPAIYLYHVTYTLDDSRVFTRKGFLCLVRLEDFSAGIVRPHEKTFPKVTSDRLKLMEHCSANFSPVFSLYSDTENTVTEILESHKEEPPLASFYDWAGLKHEMWAVTDPRAIARVQKILDKEALFIADGHHRYTTALDYRRIMQERYPDYGEQQAFNHIMMYLCSMEDKGLVILPTHRLVTRKRGLSWQDFKNKAVSYFDIEKFPLNSRDDAGRAGEVCRALEKAGRDRRQAMGLYTGSHDYFYLLSLKKETRQEVFGREAPGPLQELDVFVLTELVLGRVLGLTNTNKDNDSGDRVSYYHNAREIMEKAAGDDKAWAFLLNPTPIEQVRNVATAGLVMPHKSTYFYPKALTGLVINKIVPDEEV
- a CDS encoding Hsp20/alpha crystallin family protein; translated protein: MFELTPWKPFKELGDLRREMDRMWDTFFLRGPELEPISREWSPSLDVSETKDNITVKAEVPGMDAKDIDISLSGDVLTIKGEKKQEKEEKGENFHRIESCYGAFSRSIRLPVPVKSEEIKASYKKGVLRITLPKKEEVKPKQITVKAE